A stretch of the Saccharolobus caldissimus genome encodes the following:
- a CDS encoding 3-isopropylmalate dehydratase small subunit, whose amino-acid sequence MIVEGSVIKFGDKIDTDIIIPARYLKYTDPQYLAQHAMEPLDPEFYKKASKGVIIVAGKVFGMGSSREQAAIALKAAGVKAIIAESFARIFYRNAINNGLPVITLPNATKEINEGVIVKINVETGEVFVGDKVLKGKGITGMALEILKAGGIMEYLKSIQRVN is encoded by the coding sequence ATGATAGTCGAAGGATCAGTAATTAAATTTGGTGATAAAATAGATACAGATATAATAATTCCAGCTAGATACTTAAAATATACTGATCCACAATATTTAGCTCAACATGCCATGGAACCTTTAGACCCCGAATTTTATAAGAAGGCATCAAAAGGTGTTATAATTGTAGCTGGAAAAGTATTCGGCATGGGGTCTTCTAGGGAACAAGCTGCTATTGCGTTAAAGGCTGCTGGGGTTAAGGCTATAATAGCCGAATCATTTGCTAGAATATTTTATAGAAATGCTATAAATAATGGATTACCAGTTATAACATTGCCTAATGCTACAAAGGAAATTAATGAAGGTGTTATAGTTAAAATTAACGTGGAAACCGGTGAAGTATTCGTAGGAGATAAAGTACTTAAGGGTAAGGGAATAACTGGGATGGCTTTAGAAATATTGAAAGCTGGAGGTATAATGGAATATTTAAAAAGTATCCAGAGAGTTAACTGA
- a CDS encoding ABC transporter ATP-binding protein, translated as MFTKDNELVAIVGPTGVGKSTLLRVLGGFVKPLRGEVRLLGKKINGPTPKIALIHQSIATFPWLTALDNVKLGLKYRKLPKEEEDKIARHILEIVGLQGFENFYPKQMSGGMRQRVSIARALAADPLVLLMDEPFSHLDELTAEGLRQEIYSMLFNGKTTLRSVVLVSHNLNEVVELADRVYVLNGRPATVVGEVEIKLERPRSPKDERFQEYLDVLYALLTPVKKGESS; from the coding sequence ATGTTCACTAAAGATAATGAGTTAGTTGCTATTGTGGGACCTACTGGAGTAGGGAAATCTACTTTATTAAGAGTATTGGGGGGATTTGTGAAACCACTCAGAGGAGAAGTTAGACTTCTAGGTAAAAAAATAAACGGTCCCACACCTAAAATTGCTTTGATACATCAGTCAATTGCAACTTTTCCTTGGCTTACTGCATTAGATAATGTAAAATTGGGACTAAAATATAGGAAATTACCTAAAGAAGAGGAGGATAAAATAGCAAGGCATATACTTGAAATCGTTGGTCTTCAAGGTTTTGAAAACTTTTACCCTAAACAGATGAGCGGTGGTATGAGGCAACGAGTTTCCATAGCTAGGGCATTAGCCGCTGACCCTTTAGTTCTGTTAATGGACGAACCGTTTTCCCACCTAGATGAGTTAACTGCAGAAGGTTTAAGGCAAGAGATATACTCTATGTTATTTAACGGGAAAACAACATTAAGGAGTGTAGTATTAGTCTCACATAATTTAAATGAGGTTGTCGAGTTAGCTGATAGGGTTTACGTATTAAATGGCAGACCTGCAACTGTAGTTGGCGAGGTAGAAATAAAATTAGAGAGACCTAGAAGTCCTAAAGACGAGCGTTTTCAAGAATATTTAGACGTTCTATACGCTCTTCTAACTCCTGTAAAGAAAGGTGAAAGTTCGTGA
- a CDS encoding ABC transporter permease — translation MNPIILMFLATLASLGRVFLTIGLSIVTGWFLGYLAIKNRAFENTYVSLIEVFESVPVISFFPVVLIFFVYRIGGYLGIELAVDFLVFTAVVWNIWIGIYQAFKTIPSDLIEVSENYRLGFLKKMSQLYIPYSWPRIAANLIPSFADAFFYITVSEVFSIGSSTYHVFGIGTLIAEYTAANEYVLALEGLGILAVFVSLFTYLLRKFAAYTVARYGLDTELQVSRRGRLRIRYSTRISNTLAPFTKLSKYMVRISKSKVQIDEEERRRNLPWRYLGIGISVLLIVLIVYGAFSTISSVPESTWSYLISTTPNDLYDILIDYARVAFIAIISLLFAIFLGYYLATHEKIERVLIPIIQTYASFPAPAYFPLFFGASIMIVHQIFGDWTNEFYVIFLGFMSTFYYVFYSYWLGIKNMPYQYWEIMKNYNFSFWQKLRYVILPSTFPYIVAGISSTINSAWGGLAIGEYWPNIYNGYTLQVSHGLMKSIAVATNNGNIPLAAWDSLLFGIIVVIYSISFTRKLMDLARSKYIAEEGIYLA, via the coding sequence GTGAATCCTATTATACTCATGTTTTTAGCCACATTAGCATCATTAGGGAGAGTATTTCTCACAATAGGATTATCTATAGTTACTGGATGGTTTTTGGGATATCTCGCAATAAAAAATAGAGCTTTCGAGAACACTTACGTTTCTTTAATAGAAGTATTTGAATCAGTTCCAGTAATTTCATTTTTCCCAGTAGTTTTAATATTTTTTGTATACAGAATTGGAGGATACCTAGGAATAGAACTCGCTGTGGATTTCCTGGTATTCACTGCAGTAGTTTGGAATATATGGATTGGGATTTACCAGGCTTTTAAGACAATACCTTCAGATCTAATAGAAGTCAGTGAAAATTACAGGTTAGGTTTCTTAAAGAAAATGAGTCAACTCTACATACCCTATTCATGGCCGAGAATAGCTGCCAATCTTATTCCTAGCTTTGCTGACGCATTTTTCTATATTACTGTTAGTGAAGTCTTTTCAATTGGATCCTCTACATATCACGTATTTGGAATAGGAACGTTAATAGCTGAATATACCGCTGCCAATGAATACGTTTTAGCTTTAGAGGGATTAGGTATTCTTGCAGTCTTTGTTTCATTATTTACATATCTATTAAGAAAGTTCGCAGCTTATACTGTCGCAAGGTATGGTTTAGATACTGAGCTGCAAGTATCTAGAAGGGGTAGGCTAAGAATAAGGTACTCTACCAGAATTTCAAATACTTTAGCTCCTTTTACTAAGTTATCAAAATATATGGTTAGAATCAGTAAAAGTAAAGTTCAAATAGATGAGGAGGAGAGGAGGAGAAATCTACCTTGGAGATATCTAGGAATTGGAATATCTGTCCTATTAATAGTCTTAATAGTCTATGGGGCGTTTTCGACTATTTCTTCTGTTCCAGAGTCTACATGGTCATATTTAATATCTACTACGCCTAACGATTTATATGATATCTTAATAGATTATGCAAGAGTAGCGTTCATAGCGATAATCAGCTTACTATTTGCCATATTCTTGGGGTACTATTTAGCCACTCATGAAAAAATTGAAAGAGTTCTTATTCCAATAATACAAACCTATGCATCATTCCCTGCTCCAGCGTATTTTCCGTTATTTTTCGGTGCAAGCATAATGATAGTTCACCAGATATTTGGAGATTGGACTAATGAGTTTTATGTTATATTTCTAGGATTTATGTCTACTTTCTATTACGTATTTTACAGCTATTGGTTGGGAATAAAGAACATGCCGTATCAATATTGGGAAATAATGAAGAACTATAATTTTTCATTTTGGCAAAAACTTAGATACGTGATATTACCATCTACATTTCCTTATATAGTAGCTGGAATTTCAAGTACAATCAATAGTGCGTGGGGAGGATTGGCAATAGGTGAATATTGGCCTAATATATATAATGGATATACTTTACAAGTGTCCCACGGGTTGATGAAAAGCATAGCGGTCGCTACAAATAATGGTAATATTCCATTAGCAGCTTGGGACTCTCTTCTATTTGGCATAATTGTAGTAATTTATTCTATATCATTCACTAGAAAATTAATGGATCTAGCAAGAAGTAAATACATAGCAGAAGAGGGGATTTATTTGGCATAA
- a CDS encoding acetyl-CoA carboxylase biotin carboxylase subunit yields the protein MPPFSKVLVANRGEIAIRVMKAIKEMGMKTVAVYSDADKYAPHVKYADEAYWIGPPPALESYLNIERIIDAALKAHADAIHPGYGFLSENPKFAEAVEKAGITFIGPSAAVMNKIKDKLEGKMIARKAGVPTSPGPLKPIESVDEALKVAEEIGYPVMLKAAGGGAGVGIIRVDNPNELAEAFEKSRRLSYSAFGRAEIYIEKAAIKPKHIETQLIGDKYGNYVVAFERECTIQRRNQKLIEEAPSPSINWEERKEIIEASIRFGKEINYFTLGTMEFVFSPVTREFYFLEINKRVQVEHTVTELITGIDLVKLQIRLAAGEYLPFSQEDLKIRGHAIQFRINAEDPLNNFTPQSGYITYYKEPTGPGIRVDSGVELGTWVPPYYDPLISKLIVYGQSRDYAIQVGLRALNDYKIGGVKTTIPLYKLILQDPEFWEGTFTTAYISEKMDYFMTKLREEEEKKLAIAISMYNRGLLKRKKEETQKPVVKSKSNWKTYGITLQSSPRVLW from the coding sequence ATGCCACCATTTAGCAAAGTTCTAGTTGCGAATAGAGGAGAAATCGCAATCAGGGTAATGAAGGCAATAAAGGAAATGGGAATGAAAACGGTTGCAGTATATTCTGATGCAGATAAATATGCACCACATGTAAAATACGCTGATGAAGCTTACTGGATAGGACCTCCTCCAGCTTTAGAGAGTTATCTAAATATTGAAAGGATTATAGATGCAGCACTTAAGGCTCATGCTGATGCTATTCATCCAGGTTATGGATTTCTTTCGGAGAATCCCAAATTTGCAGAAGCTGTAGAAAAGGCTGGAATAACTTTCATAGGACCTTCAGCAGCAGTTATGAACAAAATAAAGGATAAATTAGAAGGTAAAATGATAGCTAGGAAGGCTGGAGTACCTACATCACCCGGTCCATTAAAACCTATAGAAAGTGTAGATGAAGCGTTGAAGGTCGCTGAAGAAATAGGATATCCAGTAATGCTAAAGGCAGCAGGTGGAGGAGCTGGGGTAGGTATTATAAGAGTAGATAATCCAAATGAGCTTGCTGAGGCGTTTGAAAAGAGTAGAAGATTATCTTACTCCGCTTTTGGAAGAGCTGAAATATATATTGAAAAAGCTGCAATAAAACCTAAACACATCGAAACGCAACTAATAGGAGATAAGTATGGAAATTACGTAGTGGCATTTGAAAGAGAATGTACTATACAGAGAAGAAATCAAAAGTTAATTGAAGAAGCTCCCTCTCCTTCAATAAATTGGGAGGAGAGAAAAGAAATAATTGAAGCCTCAATTAGATTTGGAAAGGAGATAAATTATTTCACATTGGGCACTATGGAATTCGTATTCTCACCCGTTACACGCGAGTTTTATTTCTTAGAAATTAATAAAAGAGTTCAGGTTGAGCATACAGTTACTGAATTAATAACGGGGATAGATTTAGTTAAACTACAGATCAGATTAGCAGCTGGAGAATATTTACCCTTTTCTCAAGAGGACTTAAAAATAAGAGGACACGCAATCCAATTTAGGATTAATGCTGAAGACCCCTTAAATAACTTCACACCACAATCTGGATATATAACGTACTATAAGGAACCTACAGGACCAGGAATTAGAGTAGATAGTGGAGTAGAATTAGGGACTTGGGTACCGCCTTATTACGACCCGTTAATTTCAAAATTAATAGTGTATGGTCAAAGTAGGGATTACGCTATTCAAGTCGGATTAAGAGCCTTAAATGATTACAAAATAGGCGGTGTTAAAACTACAATACCACTATATAAGTTAATACTACAAGACCCAGAGTTTTGGGAAGGTACTTTCACTACAGCTTACATATCTGAAAAGATGGATTACTTTATGACCAAACTAAGGGAAGAGGAAGAGAAAAAGTTAGCTATAGCAATCTCAATGTATAATAGGGGATTACTTAAGAGAAAGAAAGAAGAAACTCAAAAACCAGTAGTAAAGAGCAAGAGTAATTGGAAAACTTATGGAATAACATTGCAATCCTCTCCTAGGGTGTTGTGGTAA
- a CDS encoding biotin/lipoyl-containing protein, with protein MKLVRVQTELGDTYIIAYDQKGDIDTVKIGEKELKVKYLGNGTRENEYLFEINGEIYSAFIEPDGTLIFNNKEFLRLDRIIELPVKEGERVEELIRVKEGEVVSPLFGRVVKIRVKEGEAVNKGQPLLSIEAMKAETVISSPISGIVQKIMVKEGQGVKKGDVLIIIK; from the coding sequence ATGAAACTGGTTAGGGTCCAAACAGAACTCGGTGATACATATATAATAGCATATGATCAAAAAGGTGACATAGACACTGTAAAAATTGGGGAAAAAGAGTTAAAGGTTAAGTATCTAGGCAATGGAACTAGGGAAAACGAATATTTATTTGAAATTAATGGTGAAATTTATAGTGCATTTATAGAACCTGATGGAACATTAATATTTAACAATAAAGAATTTCTAAGATTAGATAGGATAATTGAATTACCAGTGAAAGAGGGGGAAAGGGTAGAGGAGTTAATAAGGGTTAAGGAAGGAGAAGTAGTCTCGCCGTTATTCGGTAGGGTAGTAAAAATAAGGGTTAAGGAAGGAGAAGCTGTTAATAAAGGTCAGCCTTTATTGTCTATTGAGGCTATGAAAGCTGAAACAGTAATCTCATCACCTATAAGTGGTATAGTTCAAAAGATTATGGTTAAGGAAGGACAAGGAGTAAAGAAGGGAGATGTTTTAATTATAATAAAATAA
- a CDS encoding acyl-CoA carboxylase subunit beta: MAVYERPPMDKLIEELKNLKERAYKGGGEERINFQHSKGKLTARERLQLLFDEGTFNEILTFATTRSTEFGLDKNRFYGDGVVTGWGKVDGRTVFAYAQDFTVLGGSLGETHANKIVRAYELALKVGAPVIGINDSGGARIQEGALALEGYGAVFRMNVLASGVIPQITIMAGPAAGGAVYSPALTDFIIMIKGDAYYMFVTGPEITKVSIGEEVSYQDLGGAIVHATKSGVVHFVAENEQDAINITKKLLSYLPSNNMEDPPYVDTGDPPEREVKGIESLVPTDSLKPFDMRDVIYNIVDNGEFLEVHKLWAQNIVVGFGRIGGNVVGIVANNSAYYGGAIDIDAADKAARFIRFCDAFNIPLISLVDTPGYVPGTDQEYKGIIRHGAKMLYAFAEATVPKITIIVRRSYGGAHIAMSIKSLGADLVYAWPSAEIAVTGPEGAVRILYRRDLQNAANPEEVLKQRISEYKKLFANPYWAAERGLIDDVIEPKDTRKVIARALEMLSNKREFRYPKKHGNMPL; encoded by the coding sequence ATGGCAGTATATGAAAGACCCCCAATGGATAAATTAATAGAAGAATTAAAAAATCTGAAGGAAAGAGCTTATAAAGGCGGAGGAGAAGAGAGAATAAACTTCCAGCACAGTAAGGGGAAGTTAACTGCTAGGGAAAGATTACAATTACTATTCGACGAAGGTACTTTTAATGAAATTTTAACGTTTGCAACTACGAGGTCTACGGAGTTCGGGCTGGATAAGAATAGGTTTTACGGTGATGGTGTAGTTACGGGTTGGGGGAAAGTAGATGGACGTACAGTCTTCGCTTACGCACAAGATTTTACAGTTTTAGGAGGAAGTTTAGGAGAGACTCACGCTAATAAAATTGTAAGAGCTTACGAATTAGCCTTAAAAGTAGGTGCACCAGTTATAGGTATTAACGATTCTGGAGGAGCTAGAATACAAGAAGGTGCCTTAGCCTTAGAGGGATATGGAGCTGTATTTAGAATGAATGTGCTAGCCTCTGGAGTTATACCTCAGATCACTATAATGGCAGGACCTGCTGCTGGAGGTGCGGTATATTCACCAGCGTTAACGGACTTCATCATTATGATAAAAGGCGATGCATATTACATGTTTGTTACTGGACCGGAGATAACTAAAGTATCAATAGGTGAAGAGGTAAGTTATCAAGATTTAGGCGGTGCAATAGTACACGCTACCAAATCTGGTGTAGTACATTTCGTAGCTGAAAACGAGCAAGATGCGATTAATATAACTAAAAAGTTACTTTCCTATTTACCTTCTAATAATATGGAAGATCCACCATATGTAGATACTGGAGATCCACCAGAAAGAGAAGTCAAGGGTATAGAATCGTTAGTACCTACCGATTCTTTGAAACCTTTTGACATGAGAGATGTAATTTATAACATAGTGGACAATGGTGAGTTCTTAGAAGTTCACAAATTATGGGCTCAGAATATTGTAGTAGGTTTTGGAAGAATTGGAGGTAATGTTGTAGGTATAGTAGCTAATAACTCTGCATATTATGGAGGTGCTATAGACATTGACGCAGCTGATAAGGCAGCTAGGTTTATAAGATTCTGTGATGCATTTAACATTCCATTAATTAGCTTAGTGGATACTCCAGGTTATGTGCCGGGAACTGATCAAGAATATAAGGGAATAATAAGACATGGTGCAAAGATGCTATATGCCTTTGCAGAGGCTACAGTGCCTAAAATTACAATAATTGTAAGGAGGTCTTATGGTGGAGCGCATATTGCAATGAGCATTAAAAGTTTAGGTGCAGATCTGGTATACGCATGGCCCTCAGCTGAAATAGCTGTGACTGGACCAGAGGGTGCAGTTAGGATATTATATAGAAGAGATCTTCAAAACGCAGCAAATCCAGAAGAAGTCTTAAAGCAGAGAATAAGTGAGTATAAGAAATTGTTCGCTAATCCATATTGGGCTGCTGAAAGAGGATTAATAGATGATGTCATCGAGCCCAAGGATACGAGAAAGGTAATAGCGAGAGCGTTAGAAATGTTAAGCAATAAGAGAGAATTTAGGTATCCGAAGAAACATGGAAATATGCCATTATAA
- the hel308 gene encoding ATP-dependent DNA helicase Hel308: protein MTVELEWMNVDNLPLPSDVIEILKNRGIIKLNPPQTEAVKKGLLEGKRLLLTSPTGSGKTLIAELGIISFLFKHGGKALYVTPLRALTNEKYLTFKDWEKLGFKVAMTSGDYDTDDAWLKNYDIIVTTYEKLDSLWRHRPSWLNEAQYFVLDELHYINDPERGPVVESVAIRAKRRNLLALSATISNYTVIAKWLNAEPVATNWRPVPLIEGVMYPDKKGYTILFKDNTLKKVYGDDPVIAYTLDSLSRNGQVLVFRNSRKTAELTARKIASYMNFIPLDEKALSDIVNEIDQIEEGGSEEKESLKELISKGVAYHHAGLSKQLRDIIEEGFRQRKIKVIVATPTLAAGVNLPARTVIVGDIYRFNRRIAGFQEEISVMEYKQMSGRAGRPGFDEMGEAIIVVRDKKNIDKIFKKYILSSTEPLESKLGNERAFYTFLLGILSAEGNLSEKELANFAYESLLPKSLVDIYFDRAIQWLSEHSFIREEEGKLILTDFGKRVADLYINPFTADIIRKGLENHRSSCDIAYLHLLAFTPDGPLVSVSKNEEEELMGLIDDLDCDLLIEEPYEEDEYSLYLNALKIALIMKDWIEEVDEDTILGKYNIGSGDLRNFVETMDWLTYSAYQLSRELKLEEHADKLRILNARVKDGIREELLELVQISGIGRKRARLLYNNGIRGLGDIVMNVDKVKSLLGPKLGEKIAQEAARLLNRFY, encoded by the coding sequence ATGACAGTGGAACTAGAATGGATGAACGTTGACAATCTTCCTTTACCTTCAGATGTAATTGAAATATTGAAAAATAGGGGTATAATTAAACTTAACCCCCCTCAAACTGAAGCAGTGAAAAAGGGACTTCTAGAGGGTAAAAGGCTCTTGTTAACCTCTCCTACTGGTTCTGGTAAAACACTTATAGCAGAATTAGGCATAATTTCATTTCTATTTAAACATGGAGGAAAAGCTTTATATGTAACTCCGTTAAGAGCGTTAACTAATGAAAAATATTTAACATTTAAGGACTGGGAAAAGTTAGGTTTTAAAGTAGCTATGACTTCTGGAGATTATGATACAGACGACGCATGGTTAAAGAACTACGATATTATAGTCACAACCTACGAGAAATTAGACTCGTTATGGAGACATAGACCCAGTTGGCTAAATGAAGCACAGTATTTCGTTTTAGATGAGTTACATTACATCAATGACCCAGAAAGGGGACCAGTAGTAGAGAGTGTTGCAATAAGAGCTAAAAGAAGGAATCTGTTAGCGTTAAGTGCTACAATTAGTAATTATACTGTAATTGCGAAATGGCTTAATGCTGAACCAGTAGCTACGAATTGGAGACCAGTTCCACTCATAGAGGGTGTTATGTATCCAGATAAAAAGGGATATACGATATTATTTAAGGACAATACTTTGAAAAAAGTTTACGGTGATGATCCAGTAATAGCCTATACCCTAGATAGTCTTAGCAGAAATGGTCAAGTATTAGTGTTTAGAAATTCTAGAAAAACTGCTGAATTAACTGCTAGAAAAATAGCTAGTTATATGAACTTTATTCCATTAGATGAGAAAGCTTTATCTGATATTGTAAATGAGATAGATCAAATAGAGGAAGGAGGAAGTGAAGAGAAAGAGAGTCTTAAAGAGCTTATATCGAAAGGAGTAGCCTATCATCACGCTGGGTTATCAAAGCAATTAAGGGATATAATAGAAGAGGGATTTAGGCAGAGAAAAATAAAGGTAATCGTCGCTACTCCTACTTTAGCTGCTGGGGTAAATTTACCAGCTAGGACTGTAATAGTAGGGGACATATATAGATTTAATAGAAGAATAGCGGGATTTCAAGAAGAGATCTCAGTTATGGAATATAAGCAGATGAGCGGTAGGGCAGGTAGACCAGGTTTTGATGAAATGGGTGAGGCTATAATTGTAGTAAGGGATAAGAAGAATATAGATAAAATATTTAAAAAATATATATTATCAAGTACTGAACCTTTAGAATCTAAATTAGGGAATGAAAGGGCTTTTTATACCTTCTTACTCGGTATTCTATCTGCAGAGGGTAATTTAAGTGAAAAAGAACTAGCTAATTTCGCTTACGAATCTCTACTTCCTAAATCATTAGTAGATATATACTTCGATAGGGCAATACAATGGCTCTCAGAGCACTCATTTATAAGAGAAGAGGAAGGGAAATTAATCCTAACAGATTTCGGGAAAAGAGTTGCAGATTTATATATAAATCCGTTTACTGCAGATATCATAAGGAAAGGATTAGAGAATCACAGATCTTCGTGTGACATAGCGTATTTACACCTATTGGCATTTACACCAGACGGTCCATTAGTATCTGTTAGCAAAAATGAGGAAGAAGAATTAATGGGATTAATAGATGATTTAGACTGTGATCTATTAATTGAAGAACCTTATGAGGAGGACGAATATTCCCTTTATTTAAACGCGTTAAAAATTGCCCTAATTATGAAGGATTGGATTGAGGAAGTAGACGAAGATACCATACTTGGTAAATATAACATTGGATCTGGTGATTTGAGGAATTTTGTAGAGACTATGGATTGGTTAACTTATAGTGCGTATCAGCTATCTAGGGAATTAAAGCTTGAAGAGCATGCTGATAAACTTAGAATATTAAATGCAAGAGTTAAAGATGGAATAAGGGAAGAATTATTAGAATTAGTTCAGATAAGTGGTATAGGTAGGAAAAGAGCTAGGTTACTTTACAATAATGGTATAAGGGGATTAGGAGATATAGTAATGAATGTAGATAAGGTAAAGAGTTTATTAGGGCCTAAATTAGGTGAGAAAATTGCACAAGAAGCTGCAAGATTACTTAATAGATTTTATTAA
- a CDS encoding ribbon-helix-helix domain-containing protein, whose product MIHMQSFRKLDESTFELEISNTITISFKLEEDFLKEIDNIAKIAGYSNRSDFIRDAIISYLQYLKENDRNGRIIS is encoded by the coding sequence ATGATCCATATGCAATCCTTTAGAAAATTAGATGAATCAACATTCGAATTGGAAATATCTAATACTATAACAATTTCGTTTAAACTAGAGGAAGACTTTCTAAAAGAAATAGACAATATAGCTAAAATTGCTGGTTACAGTAATAGAAGTGATTTTATAAGAGATGCAATAATTTCTTATTTGCAATATTTGAAAGAAAATGATAGGAATGGTAGGATTATTTCTTAA
- a CDS encoding inorganic phosphate transporter: protein MIGMVGLFLNYALFIAGIISAYIIGSNNNATSLGILFATNAIKRKYAYLINMFSIFVGVTIGSLTMLHSVYGIIYGNNLYVVISIFTALLSSVITFYYLNKAGIPSSLSQTFYPSIAILTLISHGLINLDWVRFWIIVASWVISPLVAIGFSLFLYFIFSKIISSESKILKQIQIYKRLILFSSAFTSFVVGANAIGIIVSAGLVTEPAYVVLPIYGLASALGVLSSRRIAIKVGFRITKLGYLGASSAIIGSNIINEIFTLLGIPLSITQTIMGGIIGLSFRSFTSDVRKQVKQIFRSWSSSPILAIILSLAIFGIIKSILGL, encoded by the coding sequence ATGATAGGAATGGTAGGATTATTTCTTAACTATGCGTTATTCATTGCGGGTATAATTTCAGCATATATAATAGGAAGTAATAATAATGCTACGTCATTGGGAATACTTTTTGCTACTAATGCGATAAAAAGAAAATATGCGTATCTAATTAACATGTTTTCTATATTTGTTGGAGTAACTATAGGGAGTTTAACAATGTTACATAGTGTTTATGGTATTATCTATGGAAACAACTTGTACGTGGTAATATCCATTTTTACAGCATTATTATCGTCTGTTATAACATTTTATTACCTAAATAAAGCAGGCATTCCATCATCGTTAAGCCAGACGTTCTACCCATCTATAGCAATATTAACGCTGATATCCCACGGTTTAATAAATTTGGACTGGGTTAGATTTTGGATAATAGTAGCTTCTTGGGTTATTTCCCCCTTAGTTGCAATAGGTTTCTCGCTATTTTTATATTTTATTTTTAGTAAGATTATAAGCTCTGAATCAAAAATACTTAAGCAAATTCAAATATATAAAAGGCTAATATTGTTTTCTTCCGCTTTTACCTCTTTTGTTGTTGGTGCAAATGCCATAGGAATTATAGTTTCTGCTGGGCTAGTCACAGAACCAGCTTACGTTGTTTTACCGATTTACGGTTTAGCATCAGCTTTAGGAGTACTATCGAGCCGGAGGATTGCAATAAAAGTAGGATTTCGTATAACCAAATTAGGTTATTTAGGTGCCTCCTCAGCCATAATAGGGAGTAATATAATAAATGAAATTTTCACACTATTAGGCATACCTTTGTCAATAACACAAACTATAATGGGTGGAATAATAGGGTTAAGTTTTAGAAGTTTTACGTCAGACGTTAGAAAACAAGTTAAGCAAATATTTCGAAGTTGGTCATCTTCCCCCATTTTAGCGATAATATTATCCTTAGCAATCTTCGGAATAATTAAGAGTATACTAGGACTTTAA
- a CDS encoding DUF47 domain-containing protein: MFKLRFNNKEEVVFERLTYTAELIEEAIKVLQGEMDQVRKGNYDQIPSHLVKIKMLHEKAEMLREEILSTLYGEAFLPDFKESMVMLTQALFNTLSAVKDASRALGSRKIDIKCVSILSEMLNTYLALVSEAAAKTHELTRYLNNDMEAALKIGREIQAMEREGDDIKDSLLQRLYEIEKEVDIISILQMKDIILFIDDILDSLEEATLSVEIFYATLKS, translated from the coding sequence ATGTTTAAATTGAGATTTAATAATAAAGAGGAAGTTGTTTTTGAAAGATTAACTTATACTGCAGAATTAATAGAGGAAGCAATAAAGGTACTACAGGGTGAAATGGATCAGGTTAGAAAGGGTAATTACGATCAAATTCCCTCACATTTAGTTAAAATAAAAATGCTTCATGAGAAGGCTGAAATGTTAAGAGAAGAGATATTATCAACACTTTATGGTGAGGCCTTTCTCCCCGATTTTAAGGAATCAATGGTTATGTTAACACAAGCGCTTTTTAATACCCTTAGTGCAGTTAAGGACGCAAGTAGGGCTTTAGGTTCTAGAAAAATAGATATAAAATGCGTATCGATATTATCTGAGATGTTAAATACATATTTAGCCTTAGTCTCAGAGGCTGCAGCTAAAACTCACGAATTAACGAGATATCTTAATAATGATATGGAAGCTGCGTTGAAGATTGGAAGGGAGATACAAGCAATGGAGAGGGAGGGGGATGATATAAAAGATAGCTTGCTCCAAAGACTTTACGAAATAGAGAAAGAAGTAGATATTATAAGTATATTGCAAATGAAAGATATAATTTTGTTCATAGACGATATCTTAGATTCGTTAGAAGAGGCTACTTTAAGTGTTGAAATATTCTATGCTACCTTAAAGTCCTAG